In Mucilaginibacter celer, one DNA window encodes the following:
- a CDS encoding dienelactone hydrolase family protein, which produces MIKTILVIAMLSLFLAFSFSAGAQTMSSFDRGSFLFKVDTLPYRILFPKHFNPTQKYPLVFVLHGSGERGNNNESQLAYGASRFLQDSVREMYEAIVVFPQCPAKSYWSNVKQVTDSATNKRKFIFQEDAPPTMAMVMLMGLVEQFLDKPFVDKHKVYVGGLSMGGMGTFEIIGREPKVFAAAFAICGGDNTLNAKKYAKKVPLWIFHGNNDPVVPADHSQVIVDAIKEAGGNPRFTLYPGVGHNSWDNAFNEPDLLHWLFSHSK; this is translated from the coding sequence ATGATCAAAACAATACTCGTAATAGCCATGCTAAGCCTGTTCTTAGCATTCTCTTTCTCAGCCGGAGCACAAACTATGTCGTCGTTTGATAGGGGTAGTTTTCTTTTTAAGGTAGATACGCTGCCATACCGCATTTTATTCCCCAAGCATTTTAATCCCACACAAAAATACCCGCTGGTATTCGTATTGCACGGCTCGGGCGAGCGTGGTAATAATAACGAATCGCAACTGGCCTATGGAGCTTCCCGTTTTTTGCAGGATAGCGTGCGGGAGATGTATGAGGCCATTGTGGTTTTCCCTCAGTGCCCGGCTAAAAGCTATTGGAGCAATGTGAAGCAGGTTACCGATTCGGCTACCAATAAACGCAAATTTATTTTTCAGGAGGATGCCCCGCCTACCATGGCCATGGTTATGTTGATGGGGCTTGTTGAGCAGTTTTTAGACAAACCTTTTGTGGATAAACACAAGGTTTATGTTGGGGGATTGAGCATGGGCGGAATGGGTACTTTCGAAATTATTGGCCGTGAGCCAAAAGTATTTGCTGCGGCTTTTGCTATTTGTGGGGGCGACAATACGCTGAATGCGAAGAAATATGCTAAGAAAGTTCCGTTGTGGATCTTCCATGGTAATAATGACCCTGTGGTGCCGGCAGATCATTCGCAGGTTATTGTTGACGCCATTAAAGAGGCTGGTGGTAACCCGAGGTTTACTTTATACCCGGGCGTTGGGCATAATAGTTGGGATAATGCTTTTAATGAGCCTGATTTACTGCATTGGCTGTTTTCGCATAGTAAGTAA
- a CDS encoding DUF2442 domain-containing protein — protein MPLLNTRKGERKVKVTFANGLLFVESDGGKPQAFPLEWFPKLLNATDEEREDWSQTEKGIRFNKLDTEVTL, from the coding sequence ATGCCACTATTAAACACACGAAAAGGCGAACGAAAAGTAAAGGTAACCTTTGCTAACGGCCTACTTTTTGTTGAAAGTGATGGTGGCAAACCACAGGCTTTCCCGCTGGAATGGTTCCCCAAATTGCTCAACGCAACCGACGAGGAACGCGAAGACTGGAGCCAAACCGAAAAAGGCATCCGGTTTAATAAGTTGGATACTGAAGTAACATTATAA
- a CDS encoding YebC/PmpR family DNA-binding transcriptional regulator, translated as MGRAFEFRKERKFKRWAKMAVQFTRLGKEIVMAVKAGGGDVNTNSRLRTAVQNAKAVNMPKDRVEAAIKRASSRDEKDYEELVYEGYASYGVAVLVETATDNTNRTVANVRSYFTKYGGSLGKTGSLDFIFTRKSVFTFEPGDRDLEELELELIDAGLEEIFVEADENGNDVAVIHTAFEDFGKMQKALEEMGIETKSAKLERIPQSFHSVTEEQVPEIMKLIDRLEEDDDVQAVYHNMAE; from the coding sequence ATGGGAAGAGCATTCGAATTCCGTAAAGAAAGAAAATTTAAGCGCTGGGCCAAAATGGCGGTGCAGTTTACCCGTTTAGGTAAAGAGATTGTGATGGCTGTTAAAGCCGGCGGCGGCGATGTAAACACCAACTCGCGCCTGCGCACCGCCGTACAAAACGCCAAAGCCGTAAACATGCCGAAAGACCGTGTTGAGGCCGCCATTAAACGCGCATCAAGCCGCGATGAAAAAGACTACGAAGAACTTGTTTACGAAGGTTATGCCTCATACGGTGTTGCCGTACTGGTTGAAACTGCTACCGATAACACCAACCGTACCGTTGCCAACGTACGCAGCTATTTTACTAAATACGGCGGCTCGTTAGGTAAAACCGGTTCGCTCGATTTTATATTCACCCGCAAATCGGTTTTCACTTTTGAGCCTGGCGATCGCGACCTGGAAGAGCTTGAACTGGAACTTATCGATGCCGGCCTTGAAGAAATATTTGTTGAAGCTGACGAAAACGGTAACGACGTAGCCGTGATCCACACTGCTTTTGAAGATTTCGGCAAAATGCAGAAAGCTTTGGAAGAAATGGGTATCGAAACCAAATCGGCCAAATTGGAGCGCATCCCGCAATCATTCCATTCGGTAACCGAAGAACAGGTTCCTGAGATCATGAAACTGATTGATCGTTTGGAAGAGGATGACGACGTGCAGGCGGTTTACCATAATATGGCTGAGTAA
- a CDS encoding NAD-dependent epimerase/dehydratase family protein yields MSEKILVIGANGQIGTELVMALRNIHGAEAVVASDINSPTYAMRSSTGPFELVNVLDKDNLHHIFDKHRPTQVYLLAAILSAVGEQKPKMAWDLNMTGLLHILDFAVEFKVAKVFWPSSIAVFGPHSPQHHTPQYCVMDPNTVYGFSKLAGERWCEYYFNKYGLDVRSIRYPGLIGWKANPGGGTTDYAVHIFHQALKTGKYESFLAEGTALPMMYMDDAIRATISLMDAPAEKISIRSSYNLAGISFTPEQLAAEIQKLIPGFEISYSENDPRQAIADSWPKSIDDSYAQNDWGWQLEYDLPKMVADMLGNLKNII; encoded by the coding sequence ATGAGCGAAAAGATTTTAGTGATCGGTGCTAACGGACAAATAGGCACCGAACTGGTAATGGCTTTGAGAAATATACACGGGGCCGAGGCGGTTGTAGCTTCGGATATCAACAGCCCTACCTATGCTATGCGTAGCAGCACAGGCCCGTTCGAACTGGTTAATGTGCTCGATAAGGATAACCTGCACCACATATTTGATAAGCATCGCCCTACACAGGTTTACCTGCTGGCGGCCATCCTATCTGCCGTAGGCGAACAAAAACCCAAAATGGCCTGGGACCTGAACATGACAGGCCTGCTGCATATCCTCGATTTCGCGGTTGAGTTTAAAGTTGCTAAAGTTTTTTGGCCAAGCTCGATAGCTGTTTTCGGCCCGCATTCGCCGCAGCATCATACACCGCAGTATTGCGTAATGGATCCAAACACGGTTTACGGTTTCAGCAAACTGGCAGGCGAGCGCTGGTGCGAGTACTATTTTAATAAATACGGTCTGGATGTACGCAGCATCCGCTACCCAGGCCTGATAGGCTGGAAAGCCAACCCGGGCGGTGGTACTACCGATTATGCGGTACACATATTTCACCAGGCCTTAAAAACCGGTAAATACGAAAGTTTCCTGGCCGAAGGCACTGCCTTGCCCATGATGTATATGGACGATGCCATTCGCGCTACCATTAGTTTGATGGATGCCCCGGCCGAAAAGATCAGCATCCGTTCATCCTACAATCTTGCAGGTATTAGTTTTACTCCCGAGCAGTTGGCTGCTGAGATCCAGAAACTGATCCCCGGTTTTGAGATCAGCTATAGCGAAAATGATCCGCGCCAGGCTATTGCCGATAGCTGGCCAAAATCGATAGATGATAGTTACGCCCAAAATGACTGGGGTTGGCAGCTGGAATATGATCTGCCCAAAATGGTGGCCGATATGCTGGGCAACCTGAAAAACATTATTTGA
- a CDS encoding IS3 family transposase: MKVEQSQGCSLSLLCSLSGYSRQAYYKRRLLEERDPIKEELLVQQVIGYRDLQPRIGGRKLFFLMTPFIKAHKLKMGRDHFFRMLGKYGLLNKKRRGKPQTTDSNHWMKKYPDLIKNMVPTRSEQLWVSDITYLELSSEFAYLSLVTDAYSRKIVGFHVSENLTAEGSIQALRMAIEGRQNKEGLIHHSDRGTQYCCHDYIKTLQENNIDISMTQSGDPRDNAIAERVNGILKMELLKPSFIDIEDARTAVTQAVNIYNYLRPHSSISMLTPALVHTRKFKLKRLWRNNYKSKPAKREETAG; this comes from the coding sequence ATGAAAGTAGAACAAAGCCAGGGTTGTAGCTTATCCCTGTTATGTTCACTGTCTGGGTATTCGCGCCAAGCCTATTATAAGCGACGTTTATTGGAAGAGCGGGACCCCATCAAGGAGGAATTGTTGGTTCAGCAGGTTATCGGCTATAGGGATTTACAACCCCGTATTGGTGGACGTAAACTATTCTTCCTTATGACCCCTTTTATCAAGGCCCATAAATTAAAAATGGGTAGAGATCACTTTTTCAGGATGCTGGGCAAGTATGGCTTGTTGAACAAAAAGCGGCGTGGTAAACCACAAACTACTGATTCCAATCACTGGATGAAGAAATATCCCGATCTGATCAAAAACATGGTCCCTACGCGCTCAGAACAGTTATGGGTAAGCGATATCACTTACCTTGAGCTCAGCAGTGAATTTGCTTATCTGAGCCTTGTAACGGATGCCTATAGCCGTAAGATCGTTGGTTTTCATGTTAGCGAGAACCTGACAGCTGAAGGCAGTATACAGGCACTCAGGATGGCTATTGAGGGGCGTCAGAATAAAGAAGGGCTGATCCATCACTCAGATCGGGGAACGCAATATTGTTGCCATGATTATATAAAAACACTACAGGAGAACAACATAGATATTAGCATGACCCAAAGCGGGGATCCAAGAGACAATGCGATTGCTGAGCGGGTAAACGGGATCCTGAAAATGGAACTACTAAAGCCATCGTTCATAGATATTGAAGATGCAAGAACTGCTGTGACACAGGCAGTCAATATTTATAATTACTTACGCCCTCATAGCAGCATATCGATGTTAACACCTGCACTGGTACATACCAGAAAGTTTAAGCTCAAACGCCTCTGGAGGAACAATTATAAGAGTAAACCTGCAAAAAGGGAGGAGACAGCCGGGTAG
- a CDS encoding aspartate-semialdehyde dehydrogenase yields the protein MKVAVVGATGLVGTKMLQVLAERNFPVTELIPVASEKSIGKEITFKGKQFKVVSVEDAIKMKPDVAIFSAGGSTSLQQAPLFAAAGTTVIDNSSAWRMDPTKKLVVPEVNADVLTAEDKIIANPNCSTIQMVVALKPLHDKYKIKRVVVSTYQSVTGTGVKAVDQLFNERNGVDGPKVYPYTIDLNVIPQIDVFTENGYTKEEMKMILETKKIMGDDSIKVTATTVRIPVMGGHSESVNIEFANDFDLAEVRELLANAPGIVVVDDTANLKYPMPLDAHDKDEVFVGRIRRDETQDNTLNCWIVSDNLRKGAATNAVQIAEYLAAQHLIGQPVEA from the coding sequence ATGAAAGTCGCAGTAGTAGGTGCTACAGGATTAGTAGGCACCAAAATGTTGCAGGTTCTTGCAGAACGCAACTTCCCCGTTACAGAATTAATTCCCGTAGCTTCAGAAAAAAGTATTGGTAAAGAAATTACTTTTAAGGGTAAGCAATTTAAGGTGGTTTCTGTTGAGGATGCGATTAAGATGAAGCCGGACGTAGCGATTTTCTCGGCCGGCGGAAGCACTTCATTACAGCAAGCCCCTTTATTTGCGGCTGCTGGTACAACTGTTATCGATAACTCATCGGCATGGCGCATGGATCCAACCAAAAAACTGGTTGTGCCCGAAGTGAATGCTGATGTTTTAACTGCCGAAGATAAGATCATTGCCAACCCAAATTGCTCAACCATACAAATGGTAGTGGCCTTAAAACCGCTGCACGATAAATATAAAATTAAAAGGGTAGTGGTTTCAACCTACCAATCAGTTACCGGCACAGGTGTTAAAGCTGTTGATCAGCTTTTTAACGAGCGTAACGGTGTTGACGGACCAAAGGTTTACCCTTACACTATCGACCTGAACGTGATCCCTCAAATTGACGTATTTACCGAAAACGGTTATACCAAAGAGGAGATGAAAATGATCCTCGAAACTAAAAAGATCATGGGCGATGACAGCATTAAAGTAACCGCTACTACAGTGCGTATCCCGGTTATGGGCGGCCACTCGGAGTCGGTTAATATTGAGTTTGCCAATGATTTTGACCTTGCCGAAGTACGTGAGCTGTTAGCTAACGCGCCGGGCATTGTTGTAGTTGACGATACCGCTAACCTGAAATACCCAATGCCGCTCGACGCGCATGATAAAGATGAGGTATTTGTAGGCCGTATCCGTCGTGATGAAACTCAGGATAATACCTTGAACTGCTGGATAGTATCAGATAACCTGCGTAAAGGTGCTGCTACCAATGCCGTGCAAATTGCAGAGTATTTGGCTGCACAGCATTTGATCGGTCAGCCGGTTGAGGCGTAA
- a CDS encoding type II toxin-antitoxin system HicB family antitoxin yields the protein MNEIFFLVEDAIEGGYNARAMGESIYTQGDTLDELKANIRDAVHCHFDEDKLPKMIRLHFVKEEVITV from the coding sequence ATGAATGAAATATTTTTCCTTGTTGAAGACGCTATAGAAGGGGGATATAATGCCCGTGCGATGGGTGAATCAATCTATACGCAAGGAGATACACTGGATGAGCTTAAGGCTAATATACGGGATGCTGTTCATTGCCATTTTGATGAAGATAAATTGCCGAAGATGATCCGTTTGCATTTTGTAAAAGAAGAAGTTATAACTGTTTGA
- a CDS encoding type II toxin-antitoxin system HicA family toxin, translating to MSPKAPRNVSGKDLIKVLSKYGYAVVRQTGSHIRLSISLNDGIKSVTVPNHDPLKLGTLMAIINDVSEQLKINKNDIISKL from the coding sequence ATGTCACCTAAGGCCCCGCGCAATGTATCAGGAAAAGATTTGATCAAAGTTTTATCGAAATATGGTTACGCAGTAGTACGGCAAACAGGAAGCCATATCAGGTTGTCAATATCTCTTAATGATGGTATTAAAAGCGTTACTGTTCCAAATCATGATCCTTTAAAATTGGGAACACTTATGGCCATTATTAATGATGTATCAGAACAGTTGAAGATCAACAAGAATGATATAATTAGTAAGCTTTAA